The genomic stretch TGGTGGGAGGCGGTGCGGGCCTGTACGCGACGGCTGTTGGCCGAGGCTCGGATGTCGCCGGAGGAAGTGGCCTGCATCTCCTTCAGCGGCCAGATGCAGGGGTGCTTGCCGGTGGATGGACAGGGGCGTCCCTTGCGCCGCTGCATCATCTGGGCCGATCAGCGGGCCGTGGCGCAGGCGGCCCTCCTGGAGGAGAAGCTGGGGATGGAGCGGGTGTATCGGATCACCGGCCACCGCATCAGCCCCACCTATTCTGGCCCTAAGATCGCGTGGGTGCGCGAGCACGAGCCCGATGTCTTCGCCCAGACCCATAAGTTCCTTCACGTCAAGGACTACATCATCTGCCGCCTGACCGGACGCTTCGTCACGGACCGCTCCGACGCGTCCGGGATGAACCTGTATGATCTGGAGAAGGGGACGTGGTCCGATGAGATCCTGGAGGCAATGGAGCTGGATGCCTCCGTGCTGCCGGAGATCCACGACTCGGCGGAGGTGGTGGGCGAGGTCACCCGGGAGGTGGCCGAGGATCTGGGGCTGCGCCCGGGCACGCCCGTGGTGGTGGGCGGAGGCGATGGCGCCTGCGCTACGGTGGGAGCCGGAGCCGTGCGTGAGGGGCTGGCCTACAACTATGTGGGATCGTCCTCCTGGATCGCCTTCACCTCCCCCCAGCCGATCCTGGATCCCGAGATGAAGGTCTTCACCTTCGCCCACATGGTGCCGGGCAAATTCTTCCCCTGCGGCACCATGCAGTCGGCCGGCGGCTCGTATCAGTGGCTCCGGCGCCAGATTTGCACGTCGGAGGAACAGGCGGCCCAGGCGGCCGGTGTGGATGTCTATGAGGTGATGAATCTGAAGGCCGCCCAGTCGCCACCCGGGGCCAACCGCCTGATCTTCCTGCCCTATCTGCTGGGGGAGCGCAGTCCGCATTGGAACCCCCGGGCCCGCGGTGCGTTTGTGGGGTTGACGGTGCAGCATACCCGGGCGGACGTGATCCGGGCCACGCTGGAGGGGATCACGTTCAACCTCAAGCTTATCTTGCAGACGTT from Chloroflexota bacterium encodes the following:
- the xylB gene encoding xylulokinase, with product MSPARYILAHDLGTTGNKATLYDPDGGVVARTFHGYDTHYPHSGWAEQDATDWWEAVRACTRRLLAEARMSPEEVACISFSGQMQGCLPVDGQGRPLRRCIIWADQRAVAQAALLEEKLGMERVYRITGHRISPTYSGPKIAWVREHEPDVFAQTHKFLHVKDYIICRLTGRFVTDRSDASGMNLYDLEKGTWSDEILEAMELDASVLPEIHDSAEVVGEVTREVAEDLGLRPGTPVVVGGGDGACATVGAGAVREGLAYNYVGSSSWIAFTSPQPILDPEMKVFTFAHMVPGKFFPCGTMQSAGGSYQWLRRQICTSEEQAAQAAGVDVYEVMNLKAAQSPPGANRLIFLPYLLGERSPHWNPRARGAFVGLTVQHTRADVIRATLEGITFNLKLILQTFLEAGADIREIRVIGGGARGRFWRQLMADIYRLPVLRPRLLEEATSLGAAVAGGVGVGLFPDFDVVDRFIEIIDRHEPDPATEAVYERLFPVFQAAYQALCPVYDALQEA